The Pseudomonas sp. Marseille-Q3773 DNA window TGATGGACATCCACACTGGCGGGTCAAGCCATCACTTGTTTCACGAGTCGTCGTTGCCATGCACTTCCTTTGTACTTCCCAGAGCCTTGTCGAAGGCCAGAGTCGCGCCTTCAGTGTAGAAGGCGTCGAGTTGTTCGGCGTGCGCCGTCTGGGCCAGGTTTACCTTTACCGCAACCGTTGCCCGCACCGCGGCATACCCTTGAACTGGGCGCCAGATGCCTTCCTCGATGACAGCGCCAGCCTGATTCACTGCGCCCACCACGGCGCCTTGTTCCTCATCGAAGGTGGTGAGTGCGTGGCCGGGCCTTGCGAAGGCAAGTCACTTGAGGCCCTTGGCTGCCACGAAGACAGCCAAGGTATCTGGTTCAAGGTGTAAGCAGCACCGGCAGGCGGCGATCGATGACGATGCTCTCCGGGTTCAGGCGGGTGCCGTAAGCCAGCACTTCCACGCCATCGGCCACGGCATCGCGCAGCGCCTGGGCATAGGCCGCATCGATTTCCTCGGCCGGGCGCACTGCATCGACACCGGTCAGGTTGACGCAATACAACTGCACCGCCCGCACGCCCTGCCGGGCCAGCTTGGCCAGTTCACGCAGGTGCTTGGCGCCGCGCTGGGTCACCGCATCGGGAAAAGCCGCGACCGAGCTGTCGGGATAGCCAAGGGTCACGCTCTTGACCTCGACATAAGCCGGAGCACCATTGAACTCCAGGCGAAAATCGATGCGGCTGCCTTCTTCGCCGTAGGCCACTTCCCGCCTGAGCGCAGTAAAGCCTGCCAGTTCGGTGATGGTGCCGGCATGCAAGGCTTCTTCGACCAGCGCATTGGCCCGCCCGGTGTTCACGCAGGCCAGCCGCCCTTGCGGGGTTTCGCTGATTTCCCAGGTACCTGGCAGCTTGCGCTTGGGGTCGTTGGAGCGGCTGAACCACACCTCCCCGCCTTCACGCATGCAGTTCAGCATCGAGCCGGTGTTGGGGCAGTGAATCGTCAATTGCTCGC harbors:
- a CDS encoding Rieske (2Fe-2S) protein — its product is MHFLCTSQSLVEGQSRAFSVEGVELFGVRRLGQVYLYRNRCPHRGIPLNWAPDAFLDDSASLIHCAHHGALFLIEGGECVAGPCEGKSLEALGCHEDSQGIWFKV
- the sfsA gene encoding DNA/RNA nuclease SfsA; the protein is MRFSPSLEKGRLLRRYKRFLADIEMVGGEQLTIHCPNTGSMLNCMREGGEVWFSRSNDPKRKLPGTWEISETPQGRLACVNTGRANALVEEALHAGTITELAGFTALRREVAYGEEGSRIDFRLEFNGAPAYVEVKSVTLGYPDSSVAAFPDAVTQRGAKHLRELAKLARQGVRAVQLYCVNLTGVDAVRPAEEIDAAYAQALRDAVADGVEVLAYGTRLNPESIVIDRRLPVLLTP